In Besnoitia besnoiti strain Bb-Ger1 chromosome I, whole genome shotgun sequence, the genomic window TATCATTGCAACAGCTGGCAAAAATGGACCGGCCCATCACAACCTCCGAAGGGACTTCCTGCAGCGATACGGGACCTCTGTTTCCATCGAGGTCATACACAAGACGGACGCGAAATCTCTGCTTCTGAGTCCCTGTGTTGTCGTGAACGTGTATGCACTCGAGGAGCAGAATGCTGCCTTTATCTGTGCCTAAGCATAGAACCATTCTACGGCACCTGGCCTCTTGACTGGCATCATCGCATGGTGACAAGCATGGCGTGACAGTAGACTGTGGTTCGCGGCTGGAAACTCCTTCGATGACACTCAACTCCACTTCCTCTTGAAGATTGACCCAGTGAATAGAGGTGATAGCGTGCTCAGGCTTCACATTTATTTCCACCAGCGTAGCATACACTTGACAACCGGGATAATTTTCAGCATCTGGCTGTAGATTCACAAGCGCGACTTGATCCTTTGCATCGGCGACGGTTGCAGCAAGGACTACAACCTGCTGATCATTTATTTGCTGGGGAATAGCAGCTAGCTTGCTGAAAGACCCTGGCAGGGCTCGGACTGGAAGCACAGATGCATCGAAGTGGTGAGTATACTGCGGCTCGACCACAATCACATTGAAAATAAGAATCCCCTCGGTGGGGGAAGCCACTGCGACATGAAATACTTCTGCATTAGGAGGAGCCCTCGGGTGGAGCAGTACATCCGGAAGGAGGACACCGTCATCGACGTAGGCTTCTCCATTTGATATCCAGGGAATTGTCAGGTACGAAGAACAGTTGTCGTACAAAGCGCTCCAAACAGCCAGGCGGCTTTGTTTCCCTACAAACACGTAACGTTCCTCCGGTGGTCGAGCTGTGTGAGCAATAATAGCCAGGGAATCGGAGTGGATATATTATGCGACTGTCAGTTGCCACCCTTAACTGACAGCTTCGTGACAATGGTGGAGTCCGTGACGCAGCGTGTGCCAGGATGGAAAGGCCATGCTTTAGCTCACCGATAGCCGTGACAGATCGTCCTCCGCTACTGACAAGCAGGCTTTGTACTTCCTGTCCGAAATACACTGCATCGCATGAGGTAGGAACACATCAGAGGCAATGCATGTGTCAAGGTTACGCACTGAACCGTGCAGAGTGTTGTGCAACGGTGGTGGCAGTCCGCTGCGCATCGTTGCCCTGGCATTTGGGCGCTTTGGCGGGTGAGGTTCCAAATCGCGTATCTCCGCAAGCTCACAGCAATCAATTTGGATCATCTCCGTCATGTTGCGAATGAGCCAGCGGCGTATATATCCATCCTTCGGGTAAACAACACGCACGACATACAGGTAAGTTAGAGCTCCCCGAACAGCGACATGCAGAACCAGCATTGTTCGCTAGTCCTGACGCGCTTTTGTAGGCCTCTGAAAATGTCACGGCATCGTTTCGCCATGCCTACATCAAATGCGCCGTAAAGGATCTGTTCTCCAAAGCCGTTCTGAGGCCCAAAATGCATTGATCTGACCACGCCTGCAGCATAGTGAACAGCCATCGGCTGCAATTCGGATTCTCTGTTATGGTGAAAAAAGAACAATGATGTTCCGCTAATCGGCACACTCCCTTTATGCCTTGCCTTGGCTTGTTAGGGATGAGAGAGTGTATACATCGCTGCGTTGGAGAGAAGGGGGATCCTAACCGCACGCGACCGCACGAGATCGCGTGGGCGGCGCACGAGCCCGTAATTTTCGGTTTACCGATGAGCTCTGACGGCGCTGCGACTGAAGCCTCCGGCACGGTGAGGTCGAACAGGTACACTCCTCCGATCTCAACCCCCACTGCGAGCAAGGGCGCGTCCttggagaaggcgaagcacgTCACTTTTGATGAAAATTCTGCGGGCACGGCACGCCTTGACAACCTGCTTTTGTTTTTCTAGGGCCTACAGTAAAAACTGAGTGGGGTGGGTTTTCGGGAGCTTCGACTATGTAGCAGTATCGAAACACATTCAATTTTTCTGCAGTTTACGAGCCCCAAAGTAAATACAGCCCTCTCGGTCTCCATTCATGACAACAAAGGGAAGGCGTCAGTATAATCAACGGAGCAGTAGTGTCCTCTACCCTCCTACCACTTACCGAACGTGTCGTAGCGGCCGGGCCGATAGCTCGTATTTGTTTCGAATAAATTGACGTCGGCCGGAGCTTGGAGAGGTTTATTCAGCTCTGAAGGAAGTTTCCTTTCCTGCTGGGGGGATTCCCCCTGTTTGTTTTGTCTCCTTCCCATTGTGCGAACACAGTGTGAAGCGTGACTTTGATTGCATGACTCTAGGCAGTGCACCCattcgctgtctctgctggtATCCGTATCAACGGCTTCAGTTAACAGCTGGCTCCGACTCTGTACTCGAACTAGTTGTGTGCTCCCTCGTACGTCGTTGGAACACGTGGTCGGCTCAAGTGCTGCAAGGCAGCGTGAGCCCCCACGCTGTTCAGCCGGACACACTGTTTTTAATTCGTAAGCGACCACTGTCGATGTTCAACCGATCAGCAGGCGTTTGTGCTGATAAATAGCTTCGGGCGGGAAAACTCTGGCAGATGTGCGCACTGCAAAAGATGCTACACATGGGGAAACATTAGAGCTGCGTACCAGTTCATGAGCGAGAAAAGCCTTTCCCTTATGCCAAACTATAGTGCCGCAGCCGGTTTGTTGTACGATAGGTGCCATATAGACTGGGGAATATGCATGCAGTGGGGACTACTGAGCCAGAGAGTGCCACGTAACTTGCAAATAGGCATGTTGCTAACTGGGCACGCATAAATTCATCCAAACCCTTTTCTGTGTGTTTTGAAGATGAAAACGCCTacttcttctccgcccaCGCAGCATCACACGTCATGTCAGTGTTCCTCCCACGGCAAGAATAGCCCTTCCAAGTCGCACGGGCCGGGCCTGCTGTGAGCCAGCCCGCAGCTGAGCTGCCTACTGCCCACACGCTGCGGTGTCCTTGCGTGGATCGCAGCAGCGAATGCAAAAGGAAGAGAACATGTGTTGCAGTTGCCAGGCAGCCCTCACGGGGAACCGCCGGTGCAGTCACCATACTGCCTTAGTACATTATCGCTgaaacggcgaggcgcggcagtAACGGTGAGGTCGCAGTTCCGTCGCAACCGTCTAGGCCCCCTAATAGATCTATTGAATCGAAAATATGGCCATCAGTATGGTTCTCGATCTTCTGCGATTCCCATATCAATGGAAAAACGTAGCGCGCTAAGACATGGATGGTCGAATCGCTTCGGAGCCTTCAAGCCTAT contains:
- a CDS encoding hypothetical protein (encoded by transcript BESB_002260), encoding MGRRQNKQGESPQQERKLPSELNKPLQAPADVNLFETNTSYRPGRYDTFEFSSKVTCFAFSKDAPLLAVGVEIGGVYLFDLTVPEASVAAPSELIGVVRSMHFGPQNGFGEQILYGAFDDGYIRRWLIRNMTEMIQIDCLYFGQEVQSLLVSSGGRSVTAIGKQSRLAVWSALYDNCSSYLTIPWISNGEAYVDDGVLLPDVLLHPRAPPNAEVFHVAVASPTEGILIFNVIVVEPQYTHHFDASVLPVRALPGSFSKLAAIPQQINDQQVVVLAATVADAKDQVALVNLQPDAENYPGCQVYATLVEINVKPEHAITSIHWVNLQEEVELSVIEGVSSREPQSTVTPCLSPCDDASQEARCRRMVLCLGTDKGSILLLECIHVHDNTGTQKQRFRVRLVYDLDGNRGPVSLQEVPSEVVMGRSIFASCCNDTMCHLWELQEVKAPTTVDNAASHAAQRCAYLEMLRHRCMPEDSVPDSDLPFVYSSDQGWPVELRNGASGHGHPPLSPLQGRSTCEGNSPFLHSRRDGRTLCMPRSLKQAASDRQKQQTGKAGVDAVVEEVLNRVCKDMSLWEKQKRDSRPRSEGSVQVTASSSVQRERPLRTHSERREKFSANDRAPWNDRFHVT